A section of the Cottoperca gobio chromosome 17, fCotGob3.1, whole genome shotgun sequence genome encodes:
- the LOC115022818 gene encoding unconventional myosin-IXb isoform X2 — MSVTDGAGPPEHNEEARVVQIYPRLPQDTATYCPLQVSEGDTASSVIHNAVVTLGLDTSQTYSLLEVRKNVGEERLLEAGDCPLERVLLWPPGAQRWHRQSHGYYFILQHQQANNGGNQVESSREDYDDLCNLQTVTEESILEALRQRFNRLKIYTYASNILIAINPNNFLPLYYNPKYVKMYENQPLGKLSPHIFAIADVAFRAMLSRQVNQCIVLSGESGSGKTESSSYLIHCLTALSQKTYSSGLERTVLGAGPVLEAFGNAKTAENCNSSRFGKFIQLNYLESGVIRGAVIEKYLLERCRLVCRAQRERNYHVFYYLLMGASKDEREEFHLLKPQDYFYLKQDDLELEDEEKLRQAYKRLHQAMEMVGFLASTKKHIFSILSAILHLGNVTYSLSEDTEGLEVGPADVLSTLSHLLKVKKELLVKTLTKRRVETANGIVDSPYTLQEASTVRDSMAKSLYSALFDWIILHINHAMLNRRDMKESVSCLSIGVLDMFGFENLQTNSFEQLCINYTNEKLQYYINRHIFKLQQEDYVSEGITWQNIDYTDNSGCIQLIREESTGLFDLLDNESNLPDATDETLLDKLKQQHQQNPFFVPSSNTEPTFVIQHFAGRVKYHIKDFRQKNTEHMRPEVISLLRSSQRAFVHHLVASSPEALFRWGVLRATIRILTVFKNLGRQRAASLSARKNSRKTLREMKQHNSTMNRLSSDSLTLDFSFDRSDEHPLDVFEDIFVDYEKRKKSRGNRHKQLIPKNLMDLHSLRHIVGLAAHDRTSKFIFHPHRKTKPPTASAQFQASLGKLMETIEKAEPFFIFCVRSNAEKKELHFDDELVLRQIKYTGILQMVHIQKSGYSAKYTFKEFVKKFRMLLPKGAAVTPEHIAELFEWMELDKSSYQIGKTKVFLKEKERQLLQDTHNKALMRHIIVLQRWFRACLMRSHFLQKKDATMIIQRSWREFYVKQNRAATVIQTAWKISLKKRQHETENDEDTSETRLGRDSLKKNLKRQDKVEQSPSRTQERSRSREKRDGRGTPPPLNRPLSLPLDPKVDSDDGSNSPSSKSSSLQRYKDMGGIKEKAEKWRGRQSEGEPTDDSSPEVRRKDEFWRKGKSLSVDELSRISSSGSDSSPSTTEIPSETDGSRFSLPATNSNEDSRHQRSNQSQLTTPERIWFLSKFLKKRMPKYPPNNDSDKTAITLASYTPHPYHMPNQSGDKVVRNPTIRISRATRALESNVSLDREITDPKELRNLDEFLGNQVNELRSRIKDLSPTESLFLTATMEFRDTIKSMYSVQKPQIGYKDLMKGYLNKVNTLAGTKKKAESSLVVNLFQSVLDGFIRGELKRADSEPAKATKTAKKRRKKEKCPNSPLDHLFSTYQVNIMQSCDLCGSYIWGMEKAYMCSSCKLICHKKCLNKIITDCSTRCARLDDSVPGSLHFGVQVCVLTSKTNPVPKVVELLLMHVELNGLYTEGIYRKSGSTCRARELHQILETDPERPCLDNYPIHTITGLVKRWLRELPDPLMTFSLYSDFLHAAELPEKAERIRAVYQKVEELPPANFNTLERLIFHLVRVAKEEPHNKMTTTSLAIVFAPCILRSPDVDDPFLGMKDVGKTTTCVEILISEQFRRYNEKMQNIQQLEYAEALAVNELKLKRQNTIVEKPSELDVPDQMHPDETERTLIDRIKSIKQEKVDLACRLPDLEQDNSDNDNLDSSSSSMSSDSLEDRLGSLDSEVPGKVTMRIKTQKPDCPPKPADLAQRVRSLMDQTYDAQREFAPGQKTYATQSMCFLASEDDHSPPDKPQISSKTSNGRFDDLDIPYIDEDKDLTCA, encoded by the exons ATGAGCGTTACAGATGGAGCCGGGCCCCCTGAACATAATGAAGAGGCCCGTGTTGTGCAGATCTACCCCAGGCTGCCCCAGGACACAGCCACATACTGTCCCTTGCAGGTCAGCGAAGGGGACACGGCAAGCTCGGTCATCCACAATGCCGTGGTCACTCTGGGCCTGGACACCAGCCAGACGTACAGCCTGCTGGAGGTCAGGAAGAACGTCGGAGAGGAGAGGTTGCTGGAGGCTGGGGACTGTCCTTTGGAGAGAGTCCTGCTGTGGCCACCCGGAGCACAGAGGTGGCACCGTCAGAGCCATGGGTACTACTTCATCCTGCAGCACCAGCAAGCCAACAATGGAGGCAACCAAGTagaaagcagcagagaggactATGATGACCTCTGTAACCTCCAAACTGTGACTGAGGAGAGTATTCTGGAGGCTTTACGCCAGCGCTTCAACAGGCTCAAAATCTACACCTACGCCAGCAACATCCTCATCGCCATCAACCCCAATAATTTCCTGCCTCTTTACTACAATCCCAAGTATGTAAAGATGTACGAGAACCAGCCACTGGGCAAGCTAAGCCCTCATATATTTGCCATAGCAGACGTGGCCTTTCGTGCGATGCTGAGCAGGCAGGTCAACCAGTGTATTGTGTTATCTGGCGAGAGTGGCTCAGGGaagactgaaagcagcagtTATCTCATCCACTGCCTGACTGCGCTCAGCCAGAAGACGTACTCCAGCGGGCTAGAACGGACCGTCCTCGGGGCTGGCCCGGTGCTCGAG GCCTTTGGCAACGCTAAGACTGCAGAGAACTGCAACTCGAGTCGCTTTGGGAAGTTCATCCAGCTCAACTATCTGGAGAGTGGCGTCATCAGAGG GGCAGTTATTGAGAAGTACCTACTAGAAAGGTGCCGCCTGGTGTGCAGAGCTCAAAGGGAGAG GAACTACCACGTGTTTTATTACCTGCTGATGGGCGCGTCCAAAGACGAGCGAGAGGAATTTCATCTGTTAAAACCGCAAGATTATTTCTACCTCAAACAG gatGACCTCGAATTAGAGGATGAGGAGAAACTTCGGCAGGCGTACAAGAGGCTCCATCAAGCTATGGAGATGGTTGGCTTCCTGGCCTCCACCAAGAAACA CATATTTTCCATCCTCTCTGCCATCCTGCACCTGGGCAATGTGACGTACTCGCTGTCCGAGGACACTGAAGGCCTGGAGGTCGGACCCGCTGACGTTTTGTCCACACTGTCTCACCTGCTCAAA GTAAAAAAGGAGCTCCTGGTGAAGACTTTGACCAAGAGGAGAGTAGAGACCGCCAACGGCATCGTAGATTCACCGTACACACTACAAGAG GCCTCCACAGTGCGGGACTCCATGGCCAAGTCTTTATACAGTGCTCTGTTTGACTGGATCATCCTTCACATCAACCACGCAATGCTCAACAGACGAGACATGAAGGAGTCGGTCTCT tgtttgtcCATCGGTGTCCTGGATATGTTTGGATTCGAGAACCTTCAGACAAACAGCTTTGAGCAGCTGTGCATCAACTACACTAACGAGAAGCTGCAGTATTACATCAATCGGCACATCTTCAAGCTTCAGCAA gaAGATTATGTGTCCGAGGGCATCACCTGGCAAAACATCGACTACACTGACAACAGTGGCTGCATTCAACTGATCCGCGAGGAGTCAACAGGACTCTTTGACCTGCTGGATAACGAGAGCAA CCTCCCTGACGCCACAGATGAAACCCTGTTGGACAAGTTGAAGCAGCAACATCAGCAGAACCCATTCTTCGTACCATCCTCAAATACAGAGCCCACTTTCGTCATTCAACACTTTGCTGGGAGGGTTAAATATCACATCAAG GATTTCCGGCAGAAGAACACGGAGCACATGCGTCCGGAGGTCATATCGCTTCTACGCAGCAGCCAGCGAGCGTTCGTGCATCACTTGGTCGCATCCAGTCCAGAAGCTCTCTTCAGATGGGGAGTCCTCCGAGCCACCATCCGCATCCTCACAGTATTCAAGAACTTGGGACGCCAGCGCGCAGCATCGC TATCTGCCAGAAAAAACTCCCGCAAGACCCTCCGAGAGATGAAACAGCACAACAGTACTATGAACAGACTGTCCAG cgACAGCCTGACTCTGGATTTCTCCTTTGATCGCTCTGATGAACATCCTCTGGATGTATTTGAAGACATCTTTGTCGATTATGAAAAGAGAAA gaAAAGTCGAGGCAATCGACACAAGCAGCTCATCCCAAAG AACCTGATGGATTTGCACTCCCTCCGACATATTGTTGGTCTCGCAGCGCATGACCGAACCAGCAAATTCATCTTCCATCCTCATCGGAAGACAAAGCCCCCGACAGCCAGCGCTCAGTTTCAGG CTTCACTTGGAAAGCTGATGGAGACGATTGAAAAAGCAGAAccattctttattttctgtgttcGCTCCAACGCTGAAAAG aagGAGCTGCACTTTGATGATGAACTTGTGCTACGGCAAATCAAGTACACAGGCATACTGCAGATGGTTCACATCCAGAAGTCTGGCTACAGTGCCAAATACACATTCAAG GAATTTGTCAAGAAGTTCAGAATGTTGCTTCCAAAAGGAGCTGCTGTAACGCCGGAGCACATCGCTGAACTGTTTGAGTGGATGGAGCTGGATAAGAGCAGCTATCAGATAGGAAAGACCAAG GTGTTCctcaaggagaaggagaggcaacTGCTCCAAGACACTCATAACAAAGCATTGATGCGTCACATCATCGTCCTGCAGCGCTGGTTTCGTGCCTGTCTGATGAGGTCGCACTTCCTGCAAAAGAAAGATGCCACTATGATTATACAG AGGAGCTGGCGTGAGTTCTACGTGAAACAAAACCGAGCTGCCACAGTGATCCAGACAGCATGGAAGATTTCCCTGAAGAAGCGCCAACATGAGACGGAGAACGACGAGGACACATCCGAAACCCGACTTGGACgggacag CTTGAAAAAGAATTTAAAGAGGCAGGACAAAGTGGAGCAGAGCCCCAGCAGGACCCAGGAGAGGTCCAGGAGTAGAGAGAAGCGAGATGGCAGAGGAACCCCTCCCCCGCTCAACAGacccctctccctcccactgGACCCTAAAGTTGACAGTGATGACGGCTCCAACAGCCCCTCTAGTAAGAGCAGCTCGCTTCAGCGCTACAAAGATATGGGGGGCATCAAGGAGAAGGCCGAGAAGTGGCGGGGAAGACAGAGCGAGGGCGAACCGACGGATGACTCGAGTCCAGAAGTACGGCGGAAAGATGAGTTTTG GCGCAAAGGGAAGTCCTTGTCTGTTGATGAACTGTCCAGGATCAGCTCATCAGGCTCTGATAGCTCGCCCTCTACCACTGAG ATACCGTCAGAAACTGATGGGTCAAGATTCAGTCTCCCAGCCACAAACTCCAACGAGGACTCGAGACATCAGAGGTCTAACCAATCCCAACTCACAACTCCTGAGAG GATTTGGTTTCTCAGTAAATTCCTGAAAAAGCGGATGCCTAAATATCCCCCGAACAACGACTCGGATAAAACAG CAATCACCTTGGCCAGCTACACTCCACATCCCTACCACATGCCAAACCAGAGCGGCGACAAGGTGGTTAGAAACCCGACCATTCGAATCAGCCGGGCCACCCGGGCGTTGGAGTCCAATGTGTCTCTTGATCGTGAGATCACAGACCCCAAAGAGCTGCGAAACCTGGACGAGTTCCTCGGCAATCAG GTGAATGAGCTGCGAAGTAGAATAAAAGATCTGTCGCCGACAGAGAGCCTCTTCCTCACAGCGACCATGGAGTTCAGAGATACCATCAAAAGCATGTACTCGGTCCAg AAGCCCCAAATCGGCTACAAGGATCTGATGAAGGGCTACCTCAACAAAGTGAACACACTAGCGGGGACCAAGAAGAAGGCAGAATCCTCGCTGGTGGTCAACTTGTTCCAGTCGGTGCTGGACGGCTTCATTAGGGGCGAGCTAAAACGAGCGGACTCTGAACCAGCCAAG GCCACCAAGACGgcgaagaagaggaggaaaaaggaaaaatgt CCTAATAGTCCTCTGGACCACCTGTTCAGCACGTACCAGGTGAACATCATGCAGTCATGTGACCTGTGTGGCTCCTACATCTGGGGAATGGAGAAAGCCTACATGTGCAGTT CGTGCAAGTTAATATGTCATAAGAAATGTCTGAACAAAATCATCACAGATTGCTCGACACGATGTGCCAGGCTG GATGACAGTGTGCCAGGCTCCCTTCACTTTGGGGTGCAGGTGTGTGTCCTCACCAGTAAAACCAACCCTGTGCCCAAAGTGGTGGAGCTGTTGCTGATGCACGTGGAGCTAAACGGCCTCTACACGGAAGGCATTTACCGCAAGTCGGGCTCAACCTGCCGAGCGAGGGAGCTCCACCAGATTCTGGAGACGG ATCCTGAGCGGCCATGTTTAGACAACTACCCCATCCACACCATCACAGGTCTGGTTAAACGTTGGCTCAGAGAGCTGCCAGACCCGCTCATGACCTTTTCCCTCTACAGCGACTTTCTGCATGCCGCTG AGTTGCCGGAGAAAGCTGAGAGAATAAGGGCTGTATACCAAAAGGTTGAGGAGCTTCCTCCTGCTAATTTCAACACGTTAGAGCGGCTCATCTTTCACCTCGTCAG gGTTGCAAAGGAGGAACCGCACAATAAGATGACAACAACTTCTCTTGCGATTGTGTTTGCCCCCTGCATCCTGCGCTCCCCTGATGTTGATGACCCCTTCCTTGGTATGAAGGATGTGGGCAAGACTACGAC GTGTGTGGAGATCCTGATCTCTGAGCAGTTCAGACGCTACAATGAGAAGATGCAGAATATCCAGCAGCTGGAATACGCAGAGGCCCTGGCTGTCAATGAGCTCAAACTGAAGAGACAAAACACG ATTGTTGAAAAGCCTTCAGAGCTGGATGTTCCAGATCAAATGCATCCTGATGAAACGGAGAGGACTCTCATCGATAGGATTAAGTCCATCAAGCAAGAAAA GGTGGACTTGGCCTGCAGGTTACCTGACCTGGAGCAGGACAATTCTGACAACGACAACCTggactcatcatcatcatcgatGAGCTCAGATAGTTTGGAGGACAGACTGGGGAGCCTGGACTCGGAAG
- the LOC115022818 gene encoding unconventional myosin-IXb isoform X1: MSVTDGAGPPEHNEEARVVQIYPRLPQDTATYCPLQVSEGDTASSVIHNAVVTLGLDTSQTYSLLEVRKNVGEERLLEAGDCPLERVLLWPPGAQRWHRQSHGYYFILQHQQANNGGNQVESSREDYDDLCNLQTVTEESILEALRQRFNRLKIYTYASNILIAINPNNFLPLYYNPKYVKMYENQPLGKLSPHIFAIADVAFRAMLSRQVNQCIVLSGESGSGKTESSSYLIHCLTALSQKTYSSGLERTVLGAGPVLEAFGNAKTAENCNSSRFGKFIQLNYLESGVIRGAVIEKYLLERCRLVCRAQRERNYHVFYYLLMGASKDEREEFHLLKPQDYFYLKQDDLELEDEEKLRQAYKRLHQAMEMVGFLASTKKHIFSILSAILHLGNVTYSLSEDTEGLEVGPADVLSTLSHLLKVKKELLVKTLTKRRVETANGIVDSPYTLQEASTVRDSMAKSLYSALFDWIILHINHAMLNRRDMKESVSCLSIGVLDMFGFENLQTNSFEQLCINYTNEKLQYYINRHIFKLQQEDYVSEGITWQNIDYTDNSGCIQLIREESTGLFDLLDNESNLPDATDETLLDKLKQQHQQNPFFVPSSNTEPTFVIQHFAGRVKYHIKDFRQKNTEHMRPEVISLLRSSQRAFVHHLVASSPEALFRWGVLRATIRILTVFKNLGRQRAASLSARKNSRKTLREMKQHNSTMNRLSSDSLTLDFSFDRSDEHPLDVFEDIFVDYEKRKKSRGNRHKQLIPKNLMDLHSLRHIVGLAAHDRTSKFIFHPHRKTKPPTASAQFQASLGKLMETIEKAEPFFIFCVRSNAEKKELHFDDELVLRQIKYTGILQMVHIQKSGYSAKYTFKEFVKKFRMLLPKGAAVTPEHIAELFEWMELDKSSYQIGKTKVFLKEKERQLLQDTHNKALMRHIIVLQRWFRACLMRSHFLQKKDATMIIQRSWREFYVKQNRAATVIQTAWKISLKKRQHETENDEDTSETRLGRDSLKKNLKRQDKVEQSPSRTQERSRSREKRDGRGTPPPLNRPLSLPLDPKVDSDDGSNSPSSKSSSLQRYKDMGGIKEKAEKWRGRQSEGEPTDDSSPEVRRKDEFWRKGKSLSVDELSRISSSGSDSSPSTTEVRVRLRKQPKRKRRLAYARSGLMINLGGSKESEYWSFPLPPISPHVPNMKSSASSVDVWDFKSKVKIPSETDGSRFSLPATNSNEDSRHQRSNQSQLTTPERIWFLSKFLKKRMPKYPPNNDSDKTAITLASYTPHPYHMPNQSGDKVVRNPTIRISRATRALESNVSLDREITDPKELRNLDEFLGNQVNELRSRIKDLSPTESLFLTATMEFRDTIKSMYSVQKPQIGYKDLMKGYLNKVNTLAGTKKKAESSLVVNLFQSVLDGFIRGELKRADSEPAKATKTAKKRRKKEKCPNSPLDHLFSTYQVNIMQSCDLCGSYIWGMEKAYMCSSCKLICHKKCLNKIITDCSTRCARLDDSVPGSLHFGVQVCVLTSKTNPVPKVVELLLMHVELNGLYTEGIYRKSGSTCRARELHQILETDPERPCLDNYPIHTITGLVKRWLRELPDPLMTFSLYSDFLHAAELPEKAERIRAVYQKVEELPPANFNTLERLIFHLVRVAKEEPHNKMTTTSLAIVFAPCILRSPDVDDPFLGMKDVGKTTTCVEILISEQFRRYNEKMQNIQQLEYAEALAVNELKLKRQNTIVEKPSELDVPDQMHPDETERTLIDRIKSIKQEKVDLACRLPDLEQDNSDNDNLDSSSSSMSSDSLEDRLGSLDSEVPGKVTMRIKTQKPDCPPKPADLAQRVRSLMDQTYDAQREFAPGQKTYATQSMCFLASEDDHSPPDKPQISSKTSNGRFDDLDIPYIDEDKDLTCA; encoded by the exons ATGAGCGTTACAGATGGAGCCGGGCCCCCTGAACATAATGAAGAGGCCCGTGTTGTGCAGATCTACCCCAGGCTGCCCCAGGACACAGCCACATACTGTCCCTTGCAGGTCAGCGAAGGGGACACGGCAAGCTCGGTCATCCACAATGCCGTGGTCACTCTGGGCCTGGACACCAGCCAGACGTACAGCCTGCTGGAGGTCAGGAAGAACGTCGGAGAGGAGAGGTTGCTGGAGGCTGGGGACTGTCCTTTGGAGAGAGTCCTGCTGTGGCCACCCGGAGCACAGAGGTGGCACCGTCAGAGCCATGGGTACTACTTCATCCTGCAGCACCAGCAAGCCAACAATGGAGGCAACCAAGTagaaagcagcagagaggactATGATGACCTCTGTAACCTCCAAACTGTGACTGAGGAGAGTATTCTGGAGGCTTTACGCCAGCGCTTCAACAGGCTCAAAATCTACACCTACGCCAGCAACATCCTCATCGCCATCAACCCCAATAATTTCCTGCCTCTTTACTACAATCCCAAGTATGTAAAGATGTACGAGAACCAGCCACTGGGCAAGCTAAGCCCTCATATATTTGCCATAGCAGACGTGGCCTTTCGTGCGATGCTGAGCAGGCAGGTCAACCAGTGTATTGTGTTATCTGGCGAGAGTGGCTCAGGGaagactgaaagcagcagtTATCTCATCCACTGCCTGACTGCGCTCAGCCAGAAGACGTACTCCAGCGGGCTAGAACGGACCGTCCTCGGGGCTGGCCCGGTGCTCGAG GCCTTTGGCAACGCTAAGACTGCAGAGAACTGCAACTCGAGTCGCTTTGGGAAGTTCATCCAGCTCAACTATCTGGAGAGTGGCGTCATCAGAGG GGCAGTTATTGAGAAGTACCTACTAGAAAGGTGCCGCCTGGTGTGCAGAGCTCAAAGGGAGAG GAACTACCACGTGTTTTATTACCTGCTGATGGGCGCGTCCAAAGACGAGCGAGAGGAATTTCATCTGTTAAAACCGCAAGATTATTTCTACCTCAAACAG gatGACCTCGAATTAGAGGATGAGGAGAAACTTCGGCAGGCGTACAAGAGGCTCCATCAAGCTATGGAGATGGTTGGCTTCCTGGCCTCCACCAAGAAACA CATATTTTCCATCCTCTCTGCCATCCTGCACCTGGGCAATGTGACGTACTCGCTGTCCGAGGACACTGAAGGCCTGGAGGTCGGACCCGCTGACGTTTTGTCCACACTGTCTCACCTGCTCAAA GTAAAAAAGGAGCTCCTGGTGAAGACTTTGACCAAGAGGAGAGTAGAGACCGCCAACGGCATCGTAGATTCACCGTACACACTACAAGAG GCCTCCACAGTGCGGGACTCCATGGCCAAGTCTTTATACAGTGCTCTGTTTGACTGGATCATCCTTCACATCAACCACGCAATGCTCAACAGACGAGACATGAAGGAGTCGGTCTCT tgtttgtcCATCGGTGTCCTGGATATGTTTGGATTCGAGAACCTTCAGACAAACAGCTTTGAGCAGCTGTGCATCAACTACACTAACGAGAAGCTGCAGTATTACATCAATCGGCACATCTTCAAGCTTCAGCAA gaAGATTATGTGTCCGAGGGCATCACCTGGCAAAACATCGACTACACTGACAACAGTGGCTGCATTCAACTGATCCGCGAGGAGTCAACAGGACTCTTTGACCTGCTGGATAACGAGAGCAA CCTCCCTGACGCCACAGATGAAACCCTGTTGGACAAGTTGAAGCAGCAACATCAGCAGAACCCATTCTTCGTACCATCCTCAAATACAGAGCCCACTTTCGTCATTCAACACTTTGCTGGGAGGGTTAAATATCACATCAAG GATTTCCGGCAGAAGAACACGGAGCACATGCGTCCGGAGGTCATATCGCTTCTACGCAGCAGCCAGCGAGCGTTCGTGCATCACTTGGTCGCATCCAGTCCAGAAGCTCTCTTCAGATGGGGAGTCCTCCGAGCCACCATCCGCATCCTCACAGTATTCAAGAACTTGGGACGCCAGCGCGCAGCATCGC TATCTGCCAGAAAAAACTCCCGCAAGACCCTCCGAGAGATGAAACAGCACAACAGTACTATGAACAGACTGTCCAG cgACAGCCTGACTCTGGATTTCTCCTTTGATCGCTCTGATGAACATCCTCTGGATGTATTTGAAGACATCTTTGTCGATTATGAAAAGAGAAA gaAAAGTCGAGGCAATCGACACAAGCAGCTCATCCCAAAG AACCTGATGGATTTGCACTCCCTCCGACATATTGTTGGTCTCGCAGCGCATGACCGAACCAGCAAATTCATCTTCCATCCTCATCGGAAGACAAAGCCCCCGACAGCCAGCGCTCAGTTTCAGG CTTCACTTGGAAAGCTGATGGAGACGATTGAAAAAGCAGAAccattctttattttctgtgttcGCTCCAACGCTGAAAAG aagGAGCTGCACTTTGATGATGAACTTGTGCTACGGCAAATCAAGTACACAGGCATACTGCAGATGGTTCACATCCAGAAGTCTGGCTACAGTGCCAAATACACATTCAAG GAATTTGTCAAGAAGTTCAGAATGTTGCTTCCAAAAGGAGCTGCTGTAACGCCGGAGCACATCGCTGAACTGTTTGAGTGGATGGAGCTGGATAAGAGCAGCTATCAGATAGGAAAGACCAAG GTGTTCctcaaggagaaggagaggcaacTGCTCCAAGACACTCATAACAAAGCATTGATGCGTCACATCATCGTCCTGCAGCGCTGGTTTCGTGCCTGTCTGATGAGGTCGCACTTCCTGCAAAAGAAAGATGCCACTATGATTATACAG AGGAGCTGGCGTGAGTTCTACGTGAAACAAAACCGAGCTGCCACAGTGATCCAGACAGCATGGAAGATTTCCCTGAAGAAGCGCCAACATGAGACGGAGAACGACGAGGACACATCCGAAACCCGACTTGGACgggacag CTTGAAAAAGAATTTAAAGAGGCAGGACAAAGTGGAGCAGAGCCCCAGCAGGACCCAGGAGAGGTCCAGGAGTAGAGAGAAGCGAGATGGCAGAGGAACCCCTCCCCCGCTCAACAGacccctctccctcccactgGACCCTAAAGTTGACAGTGATGACGGCTCCAACAGCCCCTCTAGTAAGAGCAGCTCGCTTCAGCGCTACAAAGATATGGGGGGCATCAAGGAGAAGGCCGAGAAGTGGCGGGGAAGACAGAGCGAGGGCGAACCGACGGATGACTCGAGTCCAGAAGTACGGCGGAAAGATGAGTTTTG GCGCAAAGGGAAGTCCTTGTCTGTTGATGAACTGTCCAGGATCAGCTCATCAGGCTCTGATAGCTCGCCCTCTACCACTGAG GTCAGGGTGCGTCTCCGCAAGCAGCCCAAACGCAAGCGGCGCTTAGCCTATGCCCGCAGCGGTTTGATGATTAACTTGGGGGGCTCCAAGGAGAGCGAGTACTGGAGCTTTCCTCTGCCTCCCATCAGCCCCCATGTGCCCAACATGAAGAGCTCGGCCAGTAGTGTGGATGTCTGGGACTTCAAATCCAAGGTCAAG ATACCGTCAGAAACTGATGGGTCAAGATTCAGTCTCCCAGCCACAAACTCCAACGAGGACTCGAGACATCAGAGGTCTAACCAATCCCAACTCACAACTCCTGAGAG GATTTGGTTTCTCAGTAAATTCCTGAAAAAGCGGATGCCTAAATATCCCCCGAACAACGACTCGGATAAAACAG CAATCACCTTGGCCAGCTACACTCCACATCCCTACCACATGCCAAACCAGAGCGGCGACAAGGTGGTTAGAAACCCGACCATTCGAATCAGCCGGGCCACCCGGGCGTTGGAGTCCAATGTGTCTCTTGATCGTGAGATCACAGACCCCAAAGAGCTGCGAAACCTGGACGAGTTCCTCGGCAATCAG GTGAATGAGCTGCGAAGTAGAATAAAAGATCTGTCGCCGACAGAGAGCCTCTTCCTCACAGCGACCATGGAGTTCAGAGATACCATCAAAAGCATGTACTCGGTCCAg AAGCCCCAAATCGGCTACAAGGATCTGATGAAGGGCTACCTCAACAAAGTGAACACACTAGCGGGGACCAAGAAGAAGGCAGAATCCTCGCTGGTGGTCAACTTGTTCCAGTCGGTGCTGGACGGCTTCATTAGGGGCGAGCTAAAACGAGCGGACTCTGAACCAGCCAAG GCCACCAAGACGgcgaagaagaggaggaaaaaggaaaaatgt CCTAATAGTCCTCTGGACCACCTGTTCAGCACGTACCAGGTGAACATCATGCAGTCATGTGACCTGTGTGGCTCCTACATCTGGGGAATGGAGAAAGCCTACATGTGCAGTT CGTGCAAGTTAATATGTCATAAGAAATGTCTGAACAAAATCATCACAGATTGCTCGACACGATGTGCCAGGCTG GATGACAGTGTGCCAGGCTCCCTTCACTTTGGGGTGCAGGTGTGTGTCCTCACCAGTAAAACCAACCCTGTGCCCAAAGTGGTGGAGCTGTTGCTGATGCACGTGGAGCTAAACGGCCTCTACACGGAAGGCATTTACCGCAAGTCGGGCTCAACCTGCCGAGCGAGGGAGCTCCACCAGATTCTGGAGACGG ATCCTGAGCGGCCATGTTTAGACAACTACCCCATCCACACCATCACAGGTCTGGTTAAACGTTGGCTCAGAGAGCTGCCAGACCCGCTCATGACCTTTTCCCTCTACAGCGACTTTCTGCATGCCGCTG AGTTGCCGGAGAAAGCTGAGAGAATAAGGGCTGTATACCAAAAGGTTGAGGAGCTTCCTCCTGCTAATTTCAACACGTTAGAGCGGCTCATCTTTCACCTCGTCAG gGTTGCAAAGGAGGAACCGCACAATAAGATGACAACAACTTCTCTTGCGATTGTGTTTGCCCCCTGCATCCTGCGCTCCCCTGATGTTGATGACCCCTTCCTTGGTATGAAGGATGTGGGCAAGACTACGAC GTGTGTGGAGATCCTGATCTCTGAGCAGTTCAGACGCTACAATGAGAAGATGCAGAATATCCAGCAGCTGGAATACGCAGAGGCCCTGGCTGTCAATGAGCTCAAACTGAAGAGACAAAACACG ATTGTTGAAAAGCCTTCAGAGCTGGATGTTCCAGATCAAATGCATCCTGATGAAACGGAGAGGACTCTCATCGATAGGATTAAGTCCATCAAGCAAGAAAA GGTGGACTTGGCCTGCAGGTTACCTGACCTGGAGCAGGACAATTCTGACAACGACAACCTggactcatcatcatcatcgatGAGCTCAGATAGTTTGGAGGACAGACTGGGGAGCCTGGACTCGGAAG